Proteins from one Dioscorea cayenensis subsp. rotundata cultivar TDr96_F1 unplaced genomic scaffold, TDr96_F1_v2_PseudoChromosome.rev07_lg8_w22 25.fasta BLBR01000075.1, whole genome shotgun sequence genomic window:
- the LOC120253404 gene encoding isoflavone 3'-hydroxylase-like — MADLFFSIAIISSILLLPLLLHLLFKNPNPNPNSNPPSPPGLPLIGHLHLLKPPLHRALAHLSDLHGPILLLRFGSRRVLHVSSYSAAEECFTVNDITFANRPRLLAGKHLGYNYQSLSVSSYGPHWRNLRRLATVEVLSTYRIISSSDVRSDEALFLVKDLLRDYSGPGFHRTELSPKLFGLAYNVIMRMIANKRFYGDADESSSEAAKEFKEIVKQTGSIIAASNPADFFPVVRWLGFGGYEKRLKRLRKRRDKFFQGLIDEHRMKKKEVNGSGDGEGSPAERSTVIDLLLSMQEDEPEYFTDFLIMGFIAQLLVAGTDTSSITMEWAMSLLLNNPETLNKLKEELDTNIKPGSLIKEEDLSKLPYLEAVITETLRMHPPTPLLLPHESSQDCTVGGFHVPKGTMLLVNAWKIHKDAELWEEPEKFKPERFLNSKSKKRWKTMAFGLGRRQCPGESLGMRVVALVVGILVQCFEWKPVGDEGMDMNEGAGVSIRRAKPLEVVYKPRGTISSHLFQL, encoded by the exons ATGGCAGACCTCTTCTTCTCCATAGCCATCATCTCTTCCAtccttctccttcctcttctcctccatctcctcttcaagaaccctaaccctaaccctaattctaatcCACCAAGCCCACCTGGTCTCCCTCTCATTGGCCACCTTCATCTTCTCAAACCTCCACTCCACCGAGCACTAGCCCATCTCTCAGACCTCCATGGCCCCATACTTCTCCTCCGCTTCGGCTCCCGCCGTGTCCTCCACGTCTCCTCCTACTCCGCCGCCGAAGAGTGCTTCACCGTCAACGACATCACCTTCGCCAACCGTCCGCGTCTCCTCGCCGGAAAACACCTCGGCTACAACTACCAAAGTCTCTCCGTATCTTCCTACGGCCCTCACTGGCGTAATCTCCGTCGCCTCGCCACCGTAGAAGTCCTTTCCACTTACCGGATCATCTCCTCTTCCGATGTCCGCTCCGACGAGGCCCTCTTCCTCGTTAAAGACCTCCTCCGTGACTACTCCGGCCCCGGCTTCCACCGCACCGAGCTAAGTCCCAAACTCTTCGGGCTCGCTTACAACGTCATCATGAGGATGATAGCCAACAAGAGGTTCTACGGTGACGCCGATGAGAGCTCGTCGGAGGCCGCGAAGGAGTTCAAGGAAATAGTCAAGCAGACCGGCTCCATCATCGCCGCCTCCAACCCCGCCGACTTCTTCCCGGTGGTGAGGTGGCTCGGCTTTGGAGGTTATGAAAAGAGGTTGAAGAGATTGAGAAAGAGAAGGGACAAGTTCTTTCAGGGACTCATTGACGAGCACCGGATGAAAAAGAAGGAGGTGAATGGATCCGGAGACGGTGAAGGTTCTCCGGCGGAGAGATCAACGGTGATCGACTTGCTGCTCTCCATGCAAGAAGATGAGCCGGAGTACTTCACTGATTTTCTCATCATGGGGTTCATTGCG CAACTGTTAGTAGCCGGGACAGACACATCATCAATAACAATGGAATGGGCAATGTCACTGCTTCTCAACAACCCTGAAACCCTAAACAAACTAAAAGAAGAGCTTGATACAAATATAAAACCAGGTTCATTAATAAAGGAAGAAGACCTTAGCAAGCTTCCCTATCTAGAAGCAGTTATAACAGAGACATTGAGAATGCATCCTCCTACGCCATTGCTACTGCCCCATGAATCATCTCAAGACTGCACAGTGGGTGGCTTTCATGTTCCCAAAGGAACAATGCTCTTAGTGAATGCATGGAAGATACACAAAGATGCTGAACTCTGGGAAGAGCCGGAGAAGTTCAAGCCTGAGAGGTTTCTTAACAGTAAAAGcaagaagagatggaaaacaATGGCGTTTGGACTAGGAAGAAGGCAGTGCCCTGGTGAAAGTTTGGGTATGAGGGTGGTGGCACTGGTGGTGGGAATTTTGGTTCAGTGTTTTGAATGGAAACCGGTGGGGGATGAGGGGATGGACATGAATGAAGGTGCTGGGGTTTCCATTCGTAGAGCTAAGCCTTTGGAGGTTGTGTACAAACCAAGGGGGACCATTTCCAGCCATCTTTTTCAACTTTGA
- the LOC120253431 gene encoding cytochrome P450 81Q32-like, translating into MAALYFSITTLFVILLLSLLILIKLNLNNKNKNPNPNPNPPSPPGHPLLGHLHLLKPPIHQALAHLSDFHGPILLLRFGSRRVLLVSSYSAAEECFTINDIIFANRPRLLAGKHLGYNFTLLVWAPYGPHWRNLRRISTLQLFSTNRLLSSSDVRSDEVLSLVKALLRDYSGPGFHCTELRPKFFTLAYNVATTMIANKRFYSNTDESSLETAKEFRDIIKETIAALGTSNAADFVPLWRWLGIGGYEKKLKSLKKRRDKFFQGLIDEQREKKKKMAASRQGHGLPAARSTIIDLLLSMQDDDPEYFTDVIIKGFIAAMSVAATDTSSLTMEWAMSFLLNNPETLKIVKAELDANIEQSSILQERDLHKLPYLQAVILETLRIHPAAPLLLPHESSQDCIVGGFHVPKGTMLLVNAWKIHRDPEIWEEPCKFKPERFLNNDGKEKGKIMTFGLGRRRCPGEGLALRVVALVVGTLVQCFEWERVDGIEIDMDEGVGQIMPKAKPLEAMYKPRDAMVDLLSRH; encoded by the exons ATGGCAGCCCTCTACTTCTCCATAACCACTCTCTTTGTCATCCTTCTCCTTTCTCTACTCATTCTCATCAAACTAAaccttaataataaaaacaagaaccctaaccctaaccctaatccacCAAGCCCTCCTGGTCACCCTCTCCTTGGCCACCTTCACCTACTCAAACCTCCCATCCATCAAGCTCTAGCCCATCTCTCCGACTTCCATGGCCCCATACTTCTCCTCCGCTTCGGCTCTCGCCGTGTCCTCCTCGTCTCCTCCTACTCCGCCGCCGAAGAGTGCTTCACCATCAACGACATCATCTTCGCCAACCGCCCCCGTCTCCTCGCCGGGAAACACCTCGGATATAACTTCACTCTTCTGGTTTGGGCACCCTACGGCCCTCACTGGCGTAATTTACGTCGCATATCCACTCTCCAGCTCTTCTCCACCAATCGCCTCCTCTCCTCCTCTGACGTCCGCTCCGACGAGGTTCTCTCCCTCGTCAAAGCCCTCCTCCGTGACTACTCCGGCCCCGGCTTCCACTGCACCGAGCTGAGACCCAAATTCTTCACCCTTGCTTACAACGTCGCCACGACCATGATAGCCAACAAGAGGTTCTACAGCAACACCGATGAGAGCTCGTTGGAGACTGCCAAGGAGTTCAGGGACATCATCAAGGAGACCATCGCCGCCCTTGGAACGTCCAACGCTGCTGACTTTGTTCCCTTGTGGCGCTGGCTTGGTATTGGAGGTTATGAGAAGAAGCTGAAGAGTTTGAAGAAGAGAAGGGATAAGTTCTTTCAGGGGCTCATCGACGAGCAacgagagaagaagaagaagatggccGCATCACGACAAGGTCATGGCTTGCCGGCGGCGAGATCTACGATTATCGACTTGCTGCTCTCCATGCAAGATGATGATCCGGAGTACTTCACTGATGTTATCATCAAAGGGTTCATTGCG GCAATGTCGGTAGCGGCGACGGACACATCATCATTGACAATGGAATGGGCAATGTCATTCCTTCTCAACAACCCTGAAACTTTGAAAATAGTAAAAGCTGAACTTgatgcaaatatagagcaaagTTCCATTCTTCAGGAACGTGACCTTCATAAGCTCCCATACTTGCAAGCAGTTATCCTTGAGACACTGAGAATACATCCTGCAGCGCCATTGCTATTGCCCCATGAGTCATCACAAGACTGCATTGTGGGTGGCTTCCATGTTCCCAAAGGCACAATGCTACTAGTTAATGCATGGAAAATACATAGAGATCCTGAGATATGGGAGGAGCCATGCAAGTTCAAGCCTGAGAGGTTTCTCAACAATGATGGGAAAGAGAAAGGGAAAATAATGACGTTTGGGCTTGGGAGACGACGGTGCCCCGGTGAAGGTTTGGCGCTGAGGGTGGTGGCACTGGTGGTTGGGACTCTGGTTCAGTGCTTTGAATGGGAGAGAGTTGATGGCATAGAGATAGACATGGATGAAGGTGTTGGCCAGATCATGCCCAAAGCTAAGCCTTTGGAGGCTATGTACAAACCAAGGGATGCCATGGTTGACCTCCTCTCTCGGCATTGA